Proteins found in one Streptomyces sp. PCS3-D2 genomic segment:
- a CDS encoding NlpC/P60 family protein, giving the protein MAMRTTAVAAVAALTLLAAGEGAHSATAAPRAAAGECRVLAAGASTTAEQAVAAACEQIGVWYTWGGGHGPQPGPTYGQVDPSDPDSAHDPERLGFDCSGLVRYAYARAAGGDPLPGNAYHQFHAPQVRQRFTAAEGTAPLLPGDLLAWGSGGSIHHIAIYLGAGRMVEARESGTRITVADVRLGGDYAGAVRIAPPTQAPGTFSTWGTDVWTHQEPSTGSPRVHKFPGPTTVRVDCQKHAEPVTAEGYTNDAWSYLPEYRAWITNIYIKGPAWLDGVRTCP; this is encoded by the coding sequence ATGGCGATGCGCACGACAGCGGTGGCGGCGGTGGCGGCACTCACCCTCCTGGCCGCGGGGGAAGGCGCCCACAGCGCCACCGCTGCCCCCAGGGCGGCGGCGGGGGAGTGCCGGGTGCTCGCCGCCGGCGCCTCCACCACGGCGGAGCAGGCCGTGGCGGCCGCCTGCGAACAGATCGGCGTCTGGTACACCTGGGGCGGCGGCCACGGGCCGCAGCCGGGCCCGACCTACGGCCAGGTCGACCCCAGCGACCCGGACAGCGCCCACGACCCCGAGCGGCTCGGCTTCGACTGCTCGGGACTGGTCCGCTACGCCTACGCCCGCGCCGCCGGCGGCGACCCCCTGCCCGGCAACGCCTACCACCAGTTCCACGCACCGCAGGTGCGGCAGCGGTTCACCGCCGCCGAGGGGACCGCCCCGCTCCTCCCGGGAGACCTCCTGGCCTGGGGCTCGGGCGGCTCCATCCACCACATCGCGATCTACCTGGGCGCGGGCAGGATGGTCGAGGCCCGGGAATCGGGCACCCGGATCACCGTCGCCGACGTACGGCTCGGCGGCGACTATGCCGGAGCGGTCCGCATCGCGCCGCCGACGCAGGCGCCCGGCACGTTCAGCACCTGGGGCACCGACGTGTGGACCCACCAGGAGCCCTCCACCGGCAGCCCGCGCGTGCACAAGTTCCCCGGCCCCACCACGGTGCGCGTCGACTGCCAGAAACACGCCGAACCCGTGACCGCCGAGGGCTACACCAACGACGCCTGGTCCTACCTGCCCGAATACCGGGCATGGATCACCAACATCTACATCAAGGGCCCCGCCTGGCTGGACGGCGTACGCACCTGCCCCTGA
- a CDS encoding rhomboid-like protein — MRRYPRRAPLTLAYVCLLLAGHAWIGRVSDERAAAVLGYLSTNLDNLRDHPLAALAGSALFFDGTLTDVASTDFVGTLITLGLGVCCFLAWAESRWGKRRAVAVFLGGHVVATLLTAAVITVALRYGWYPAAVRQSLDYGVSYGAQTVLAVGTLALPRRGRLPWAAFVLAWPLGGAEWSGPLPDFTTVGHLTAAVIGFGLLAVPAFRRPRAGAAGPPRTVADGGPRPGALARPASPAGGSGQRS, encoded by the coding sequence GTGCGGAGATATCCGCGCCGTGCGCCGCTGACCCTCGCCTATGTCTGCCTGCTGCTGGCCGGCCACGCCTGGATCGGCCGGGTGTCCGACGAACGGGCGGCGGCCGTGCTGGGGTACCTCAGCACCAACCTGGACAACCTGCGCGACCATCCGCTGGCGGCGCTGGCCGGCAGCGCGCTGTTCTTCGACGGGACGCTCACCGATGTGGCCTCGACGGACTTCGTGGGCACCCTGATCACCCTGGGGCTGGGGGTGTGCTGCTTCCTGGCCTGGGCGGAATCGCGGTGGGGGAAGCGGCGTGCGGTGGCGGTGTTCCTCGGCGGGCATGTCGTGGCGACCCTGCTCACCGCTGCCGTCATCACCGTCGCGCTGCGGTACGGCTGGTATCCGGCGGCGGTGCGACAGTCCTTGGACTACGGGGTCAGTTACGGTGCGCAGACGGTGCTGGCGGTCGGCACGCTCGCCCTGCCCCGCCGGGGGCGCCTGCCCTGGGCGGCTTTCGTCCTCGCGTGGCCGCTCGGCGGTGCCGAGTGGTCCGGGCCGCTGCCGGACTTCACCACCGTCGGCCATCTCACGGCGGCAGTGATCGGCTTCGGGCTGCTGGCCGTCCCGGCCTTCCGGCGGCCGCGGGCCGGTGCCGCGGGACCGCCCCGCACCGTGGCGGACGGCGGGCCGCGGCCGGGTGCTCTCGCGCGGCCGGCGTCGCCGGCGGGCGGATCCGGGCAGCGTTCCTGA
- a CDS encoding cupin domain-containing protein, which yields MNAPRQPLIVHAEQAERIDFPHGGGFRLLADASDTGAAVGANRFTLPRGATGAPAHHHARSTEVFYVLDGSARFTLDDRTTTVAAGGLVCIPPGHVHAFGASPAATADLLVLLTPAVDRFDYFRTLGRIRHGLDTFAALLPEQDRYDVHFAPADTPQ from the coding sequence ATGAACGCCCCCCGACAGCCCCTGATCGTGCACGCCGAGCAGGCCGAGCGGATCGACTTCCCCCACGGCGGGGGGTTCCGCCTCCTCGCGGACGCATCCGACACCGGCGCGGCGGTGGGAGCCAACCGCTTCACCCTCCCCCGCGGCGCCACCGGCGCCCCCGCCCACCACCACGCACGGTCGACCGAGGTGTTCTACGTACTCGACGGAAGCGCCCGCTTCACCCTCGACGACCGCACCACGACCGTGGCCGCCGGCGGACTCGTCTGCATACCGCCCGGCCACGTCCACGCGTTCGGCGCTTCTCCCGCAGCCACGGCGGACCTGCTCGTCCTGCTGACCCCGGCCGTCGACCGCTTCGACTACTTCCGCACCCTGGGCCGCATCCGGCACGGCCTGGACACCTTCGCCGCGCTCCTGCCCGAACAGGACCGCTACGACGTGCACTTCGCCCCTGCCGACACACCCCAATAG
- a CDS encoding LysR family transcriptional regulator — protein sequence MELRQLRYFVAVAEEGGFGRAAQRLGIVPSAVSQQIGRLERGWGVVLFERTTRRVRLSSAGERLLPEARAVLAAAERTVRVAADVTAGADGVLRLGGVHGPRDRLGRVLALLSAAAPRLQVRLRRMPVGDRLAAVRSGELDAALVRAVPSAAGLELLPLWSDPLHVALPQGHPLAAERAVGLDRLAGLALRLAPRAENPYFHDLVVDACRRAGGVPPAGPPFAGLQATLAAIGTAREASWTVFYEVQGMPSVPRVVVRPLAGLSVTTSLAVRPGPPDPALRHLLAALHRVEGAVGPAAGGVRG from the coding sequence GTGGAACTGCGGCAGTTGAGGTATTTCGTGGCTGTTGCCGAGGAGGGCGGCTTCGGGCGGGCGGCGCAGCGGCTGGGGATCGTCCCGTCGGCCGTCAGCCAGCAGATCGGCCGGCTCGAACGCGGTTGGGGGGTGGTCCTGTTCGAGCGTACGACCCGGCGGGTGCGGCTCTCCTCGGCGGGCGAGCGGTTGCTCCCCGAGGCCCGTGCGGTTCTGGCGGCTGCCGAGCGCACGGTGCGGGTGGCCGCCGATGTCACCGCGGGTGCCGACGGTGTGCTGCGGCTGGGCGGTGTCCACGGCCCCCGGGACCGGCTGGGGCGTGTTCTGGCGCTCCTGTCCGCTGCCGCTCCCCGGCTTCAGGTGCGGCTGCGGAGGATGCCGGTCGGCGATCGGCTGGCCGCGGTACGTTCCGGGGAGCTCGACGCCGCCCTGGTGCGGGCGGTTCCTTCGGCGGCCGGCCTGGAGTTGCTGCCGCTGTGGAGCGACCCGCTGCATGTGGCCCTGCCCCAGGGCCATCCGCTGGCGGCCGAACGGGCTGTGGGGCTGGACCGTTTGGCGGGGCTCGCGCTGCGTCTGGCTCCGCGCGCGGAGAACCCGTACTTCCACGATCTGGTCGTCGACGCGTGCCGCAGGGCGGGGGGCGTGCCGCCCGCCGGGCCGCCCTTCGCCGGTCTGCAGGCCACGCTCGCGGCGATCGGCACGGCGCGCGAGGCGTCGTGGACCGTCTTCTACGAGGTCCAGGGGATGCCGTCGGTCCCGCGGGTGGTGGTGCGCCCGCTGGCCGGCCTGAGCGTGACGACGTCCCTGGCGGTCCGTCCCGGTCCGCCCGATCCGGCCCTGCGCCATCTCCTGGCGGCGCTGCACCGGGTGGAGGGCGCCGTCGGGCCGGCCGCGGGGGGTGTGCGCGGGTAG
- a CDS encoding ribosome-inactivating family protein: MFSVVSGGRVMRRVAGLLVALALSAGVLGAAAPAAHADPDRPLTVVDWDISGLEHGGQGHHDRYWNMIDQVHRISGHDFYQVLDETTTMPDRLIQIRVSHAGQYVVSLYYWANTLYLAGIYQPGQPDGTGNRHYVFPDGYPDAFERVLGVRAHRLPWNGSYATLPGGGARAERRLTPQNLQNALLTLRNTQQLLTTGAGRQTVGSYLVDVIGATAEAARFGYVFDVIRQNIAHHASTPIGPFGADLETSWGQLSAWVYARLRNPAGNGFTIGAQGYSRYYPTVAALIANLGYIQLNGHKRGG, translated from the coding sequence GTGTTCAGCGTAGTTTCGGGCGGGCGGGTGATGCGGCGTGTCGCCGGTCTCCTCGTGGCGCTCGCCCTGTCGGCCGGTGTGCTGGGCGCGGCCGCGCCCGCCGCCCATGCCGATCCGGACCGGCCGCTGACGGTCGTCGACTGGGACATCAGCGGTCTCGAGCACGGCGGCCAGGGGCACCACGACCGGTACTGGAACATGATCGACCAGGTGCACCGGATCAGCGGCCACGACTTCTACCAGGTGCTGGACGAGACCACGACGATGCCCGACCGGCTGATCCAGATCCGGGTGAGTCACGCCGGGCAGTACGTGGTGTCCCTCTACTACTGGGCCAACACCCTGTATCTGGCCGGGATCTACCAGCCCGGGCAGCCCGACGGCACCGGCAACCGGCACTACGTGTTCCCCGACGGCTATCCCGACGCGTTCGAGCGGGTCCTGGGGGTGCGGGCCCACCGCCTGCCCTGGAACGGGAGTTACGCCACCCTGCCCGGCGGTGGCGCCCGCGCGGAGCGGCGGCTCACCCCCCAGAACCTCCAGAACGCGCTGCTGACCCTGCGCAACACCCAGCAGCTCCTCACCACCGGGGCCGGCCGGCAGACCGTCGGTTCGTACCTGGTGGACGTCATCGGCGCGACCGCCGAGGCGGCGCGCTTCGGGTACGTCTTCGACGTGATCCGGCAGAACATCGCCCACCACGCGTCGACGCCGATCGGCCCGTTCGGTGCCGACCTCGAAACCAGCTGGGGCCAGTTGTCCGCCTGGGTGTACGCGCGGCTGCGCAACCCGGCCGGGAACGGTTTCACCATCGGTGCCCAGGGCTACAGCAGGTACTACCCGACGGTCGCCGCGCTTATCGCGAACCTGGGGTACATCCAGCTCAACGGGCACAAGCGGGGCGGCTGA
- a CDS encoding helix-turn-helix domain-containing protein — MQAHRTEPARTHPTPPRPQAPPARAADRATGKGRSRAADRAAEPGLFAAETATGDCGYLRIRTLEATPHRTDHDGAHGESGGPFVVVAVQASGTALLSRGGRRIRLAPGDMALLPSGGELAVEFPEPSRTHLLRLPRAVLAVPQADLTAVLGSTVRPAPGLDTAVSRSLAAFADAAPDLGAETGGRMAGHIAGMLATLITERAAAGTRPAARPATGQGPVTAETADLMARVRAHIGLHLADPDLSPRSIAAAHHMSVRYLHRLFAQDATTVGTWIRERRLEEAARELARPGRGKTVSRIAHRWGFVSPNHFSRVFRQRYGMSPRDWSASFTPVPEPPPHRAAAGVSRPACAR, encoded by the coding sequence ATGCAAGCGCACCGCACCGAACCGGCCCGCACCCACCCCACACCCCCGCGCCCCCAAGCCCCTCCCGCCCGGGCAGCGGACAGGGCCACGGGCAAGGGCAGGAGCCGGGCAGCGGACAGGGCGGCGGAGCCGGGCCTGTTCGCCGCCGAGACCGCGACCGGCGACTGCGGATACCTCCGGATACGCACCCTCGAAGCCACACCCCACCGCACGGACCACGACGGCGCCCACGGCGAAAGCGGCGGGCCGTTCGTCGTCGTGGCCGTCCAAGCCTCGGGCACCGCACTGCTCTCCCGCGGCGGCAGGCGGATACGCCTGGCACCGGGCGACATGGCCCTGCTGCCCTCGGGCGGCGAACTCGCCGTGGAGTTTCCCGAGCCCTCCCGCACGCACCTGCTCCGGCTGCCGCGCGCCGTGCTCGCCGTCCCGCAGGCAGACCTCACGGCCGTCCTGGGGAGCACCGTCCGGCCCGCCCCGGGCCTGGACACCGCCGTCTCCCGCTCCCTGGCCGCCTTCGCCGACGCGGCCCCGGACCTGGGCGCCGAAACCGGCGGCCGCATGGCCGGCCACATCGCGGGCATGCTGGCCACCCTCATCACGGAACGGGCCGCCGCCGGCACCCGACCGGCAGCCCGGCCCGCCACCGGCCAAGGCCCCGTCACCGCGGAGACCGCGGACCTGATGGCACGCGTCCGCGCCCACATCGGCCTGCACCTGGCGGACCCGGACCTCTCCCCACGCTCGATCGCCGCCGCACACCACATGTCCGTCCGCTACCTGCACCGGCTCTTCGCACAGGACGCCACGACGGTCGGCACCTGGATCCGCGAGCGCCGCCTGGAAGAGGCCGCCCGGGAACTGGCCCGACCGGGACGCGGGAAGACCGTCTCCCGCATCGCGCACCGCTGGGGCTTCGTCAGCCCCAACCACTTCAGCCGGGTCTTCCGGCAGCGGTACGGGATGTCACCGCGGGACTGGAGCGCCTCCTTCACCCCCGTCCCGGAGCCGCCGCCGCACAGGGCGGCGGCCGGTGTCAGCCGCCCCGCTTGTGCCCGTTGA